In Pleuronectes platessa chromosome 5, fPlePla1.1, whole genome shotgun sequence, a single genomic region encodes these proteins:
- the LOC128440831 gene encoding E3 SUMO-protein ligase ZBED1-like — protein sequence MELVSKPNATAAVWEHFGFKPNGRGEPNNLCEPTCRICLKTVLTKRGKTTNLHLHLKHNHPMQFSQLGKKQTVGKSPSSQLSTITGAFSRQTKYKQDSAKWCALTDCVVRFIAREMMPFSIVEKPAFRRMLQTFDSQYELPGRTYVSQTAIPQLYNSVKDSILKEIKDIPFYSATTDMWSSTNMTPYMSLTIHYITADWTLHSKCLETRYVPENHTADTLGENLKSALADWGLDEHKLVCITTDNGANIVAAIRNLGWSWLNCFGHNLHLAVCHGLDSDKDRTARAFGLCKSLVNTFNLSWLKRRDLRKAQSEANLPQHSLILDVVTRWGTKQKMVERVLEQLPAIRSVLVQDRKHSHLNPTWQDVSVLESINAAMKPLADFTDVLSGERYVTVSSVKPVMELIKDDLLSPGPDDTALTASIKQNMCRVLTEKYKSPAIQVLLRKATILDPRYRGSMEEAEALDDVKQQLVQELLDIIGPEESGEGASGESCSNAAGGNVDEPTATAPTKKMKLSDFLRNRRAHLTSQTQASFPKRVQADTELTKFLQEDALDAACDPLMWWHDNQRKYPLMAKLAQKYMCICATSTSSERMFSTAGHIVTPERSCLKPHKVNMLVFLARNLQD from the exons ATGGAGTTGGTTTCTAAGCCGAACGCGACAGCTGCCGTGTGGGAGCACTTCGGCTTCAAACCCAACGGCCGGGGCGAACCAAATAACTTATGCGAGCCGACATGTCgcatttgtttgaaaacagtATTGACAAAACGCGGTAAGACAACAAACCTGCATCTTCACCTGAAACACAATCACCCGATGCAGTTTTCCCAGCttgggaaaaaacaaacagttgggAAGTCTCCGTCTTCCCAACTGTCCACAATCACTGGGGCGTTTAGTCGGCAAACAAAGTACAAACAGGACAGCGCAAAATGGTGCGCGCTCACTGACTGTGTAGTTCGCTTCATTGCTAGAGAGATGATGCCCTTTAGTATCGTGGAAAAGCCTGCATTTCGACGAATGCTGCAAACATTTGACAGCCAGTACGAATTGCCTGGGAGAACATACGTGTCACAAACGGCAATTCCACAACTGTACAACAGTGTAAAAGACAGCATACTAAAGGAGATCAAAGACATCCCATTTTACTCTGCCACTACAGATATGTGGTCAAGTACAAACATGACTCCCTATATGAGCTTGACCATACACTACATAACTGCGGACTGGACCCTGCACTCCAAGTGTTTAGAGACCAGATATGTCCCAGAGAATCATACTGCTGACACCCTTGGAGAAAACCTGAAGTCTGCTTTAGCAGACTGGGGACTGGATGAGCACAAACTAGTCTGTATCACTACAGATAATGGTGCTAACATTGTTGCTGCAATAAGAAATCTTGGCTGGTCATGGCTCAATTGCTTTGGCCACAACCTCCACCTTGCTGTGTGCCATGGTCTGGACAGCGACAAAGATCGGACAGCGCGTGCATTCGGACTCTGTAAAAGTTTGGTCAACACATTCAACCTGAGCTGGCTTAAGAGGAGAGACCTGAGGAAGGCACAGAGTGAGGCAAATCTCCCCCAACACAGTCTAATACTG GATGTTGTCACACGATGGGGCACTAAGCAGAAGATGGTAGAGAGGGTGCTCGAGCAACTCCCAGCCATAAGAAGTGTCCTGGTTCAAGACCGTAAACATAGCCACCTCAATCCAACCTGGCAAGATGTTTCTGTGTTGGAGTCCATCAACGCAGCAATGAAACCACTAGCTGACTTCACAGACGTCCTCTCAGGGGAAAGATACGTCACAGTGTCCTCAGTTAAACCTGTGATGGAACTGATAAAAGACGACCTTCTCTCTCCAGGCCCTGATGACACTGCACTGACAGCCAGcattaaacaaaacatgtgCAGGGTCCTgactgaaaaatacaaatcaccTGCAATCCAAGTCCTCCTGAGAAAGGCCACCATCTTGGATCCAAGGTATCGTGGcagcatggaggaggcagaggcatTGGATGATGTCAAACAACAGCTTGTCCAAGAGCTACTGGACATAATAGGGCCAGAAGAAAGTGGAGAAGGTGCCAGTGGTGAGAGCTGCAGCAACGCTGCTGGAGGAAACGTGGATGAACCTACTGCTACCGCACCCACCAAGAAGATGAAGCTGAGTGACTTTCTTCGAAACAGAAGAGCTCATCTCACAAGTCAGACCCAGGCTTCCTTTCCAAAAAGAGTGCAGGCTGATACAGAGCTGACCAAATTCCTCCAAGAAGATGCACTTGATGCAGCTTGTGATCCCTTGATGTGGTGGCATGACAATCAAAGAAAATATCCTTTGATGGCCAAGTTGGCCCAAAAGTACATGTGCATTTGTGCAACAAGCACCAGCTCAGAGAGAATGTTTAGCACAGCTGGCCACATTGTTACTCCTGAGAGATCCTGCCTTAAGCCACACAAAGTCAACATGTTGGTATTTCTTGCTCGGAATCTGCAAGACTAA